The Usitatibacter rugosus genome segment GCTGCGCCGCTACGCACGCGCACGGAGCGAGGATGTCGGCGCCATGCAGCTCGTGACGCATGGGCTGGATCGACTCTTCGCGGCGGAGCGCCCGGGCGTGGCCGCCCTTCGCGGCGCCGGCCTTCGGATGGTGGAGCGCGCCTCGTGGGCCAAGCGCCTGCTGGCTACACGTGCAATGCGATAATCGGGTCCACGGCCCTGAACTTTCGGGCGACGCGGGGTGCCCAACCCCAAACCACGAGTCCAAAACGATGAAAATTCCCCACACGCTGCTGGCCGCCGCTCTCGCGCTCGGTCTCTCCTTCTCCGCCGCCGCGCAGACGCCGGATTCGATCAAGGCGGAGCTGAAGAAGCGCTTCCCCGACCTTCCCACCGAGAGCGTTAAGAAGACGCCGTACGGCCTCTATGAGGTCATCGGTGGCGGCGAGATCTTCTACACCGACGAGAAGGCCTCGTTCCTCATTGCCAACGGCCAGCTCGTCGACGCGAAGACGCGCGAGAACGTGACCGAGGCGCGCATGCGCCAGCTCACGGCGGTGAGATTCGACCAGCTCCCCCTGGATGCGGCGATCAAGATCGTGCGCGGCAACGGCTCGCGCAAGGTCGCCCTGTTCGAGGATCCGAACTGCGGCTATTGCAAGCATTTCGAGCGCGAGCTCGCGACGGTGAGCGATGTCACCGTCTATGTCTTCCTGTTCCCGATCCTTTCGCCGGATTCCGCGGAGAAGTCGAAGGCCGTGTGGTGCTCTTCCGACCGCGCCAAGGCCTGGCTCGACCTGATGCTGAAGGACACGACGCCCACCCCGGCCGGTGACAAGTGCGAGGCTCCGCTCGAGAAGACGCTCGCCTTCGGCCGCGAGAAGCGCATCACGGGGACGCCGACGATGTTCTTCGAGGATGGCGAGCGCGTGCCCGGCGCCATGCCGCGCGCGGCGCTCGAGAAGCGCCTCGCCGATGCGACGGCCGCGGTCGCCAAAGCGGCGCCGGTCGCGAAGAAGTAGCGCCGCTTCAGCGCGCGGCGAGCGCGATCGCGTAGAGGGCGACGGTGCAGCCGAAGCCCACCATCCACACGAGCGACCGCAGCGCCGGCTTGTTCCCGAAGTAGCACGCGGTGTAGCCGATGCGCGACGCGATGAACACCAGCGCGATGCCGTCGATCGCTCCCTGGGGCGCCTTCACCAGCTCGGCCGCGAGCAATCCGGCGGCGAACGGCGCGAAGGCCTCGAAGTGATTCAGGTGCGCCGCGATGGCGCGCTTGCGCCAGCCCTCCACGGCCAATGCCCAATCGCGCGGCGCCCGGTTGTCGTAGCTGCGGTGATACTTCGCCGGGGCGATCGTGAGGTAGGGCATCAGCGCAGCAACCAGCAGGCAGGCGATGGCGATCGTCATGGCGTCCTCGTTCCGGGAGTCGTGTTGTTGTTGGCCGTGGGCGGCGTCGCGCCCTTCGGATAGAGCACCCACATGCGACCACCCTGGCGCATCTTTCCGGCCTGCGCCCCGGCCGCGTCTCCGAATCCCCAGTAGAAATCCGCGCGCACGCCGCCGTTGATCGCTCCGCCCGTGTCCTGCGCCACCATCAGGCGATGGAGCGGCTGCGGCGAATTGGGGAACGTCGTCGCGAGGAACACCGGGGCTCCCAGCGGGATCACGCGTGTGTCGACGGCGATGGACCGCTCGGGCGTGAGCGGCACGCCGAGCGAGCCGATCGGGCCGCTCAGGT includes the following:
- a CDS encoding DsbC family protein gives rise to the protein MKIPHTLLAAALALGLSFSAAAQTPDSIKAELKKRFPDLPTESVKKTPYGLYEVIGGGEIFYTDEKASFLIANGQLVDAKTRENVTEARMRQLTAVRFDQLPLDAAIKIVRGNGSRKVALFEDPNCGYCKHFERELATVSDVTVYVFLFPILSPDSAEKSKAVWCSSDRAKAWLDLMLKDTTPTPAGDKCEAPLEKTLAFGREKRITGTPTMFFEDGERVPGAMPRAALEKRLADATAAVAKAAPVAKK
- a CDS encoding MAPEG family protein, which translates into the protein MTIAIACLLVAALMPYLTIAPAKYHRSYDNRAPRDWALAVEGWRKRAIAAHLNHFEAFAPFAAGLLAAELVKAPQGAIDGIALVFIASRIGYTACYFGNKPALRSLVWMVGFGCTVALYAIALAAR